The window AGTGGAAGGAAGGGTTGTGGCCGTGGGAAACGGGCGAATGGGTGACAATGGAAAATTGATTTCAATGGATGTAAAACCTGATGACCGTATCCTTTTCAGTAAATATGGCGGAACCGATGTGAAAATCGATGGTACAGACTATCTTATCCTTCGGCAGGACGATGTTCTTGGGATAATTGAATAACCAATAAACCGTGTAATCAATGGAAATTTATTAGGATGGCCAAAGAAATTAAATACGATGCAAACGCCCGTGAGGCAATGCTTAGGGGTGTGAAGACACTTGCAGATGCAGTGGTGGTGACTCTGGGGCCTAAAGGCAGAAACGTGGTGATTGAAAAATCCTGGGGCTCACCCAATGTAACCAAGGACGGTGTAACCGTTGCAAAAGAGATTGAGATTAAAGACAAGTTTGAGAATATGGGCGCTCAGATGGTAAAGGAAGTGGCCAGTAAGACCTCTGATATGGCCGGGGACGGTACAACCACGGCGACCGTTCTTGCCCGGGCGATTTATGAAAATGGTCAGAAACTGGTGGTTGCCGGTCATAACCCCATGTGGATTAAAAGGGGCATTGACAAAGCCGTTGCCAAGGTCGTTGAAGCGTTAGAAGCAATGGCAAGACCCACCAAAAACCAGAATGATATCGCCCAGGTTGGCACCATCTCGGCCAACAACGATGAGACCATCGGCAATATTATTGCCGAAGCCATGGATAAAGTCGGAAAGGAAGGCGTTATTACGGTTGAAGAGGCCAAGTCAATAGATACGACCCTTGAGGTGGTGGAAGGCATGCAGTTTGATCGGGGATACCTTTCTCCCTACTTTGTAACCGATACTGAAAAAATGAATGTCTCATTTGATAGCCCCTATGTGTTGATTTGCGAAAAAAAGGTCTCTTCCATGAAAGACCTTCTTCCGATTCTTGAAGAAATTTCCAAAACGCGAAAACCACTTTTGATCGTAGCTGAAGATGTTGAAGGCGAAGCCCTCGCGACCCTGGTTGTCAACAAACTTCGCGGCTCTTTAAATGTTGCGGCAGTCAAGGCGCCAGGGTTTGGTGACAGAAGAAAAAACATGCTGGAAGATATTGCCGTTTTAACTGGCGGACAGCTTGTTTCCGAAGATATCGGACTCAAACTTGAAAATGTAACTCTGCAGGATCTGGGTCAGGCAAAAACCATTACCATTGATAAAGACAACACCACAATCGTTGATGGTGCAGGTTCCAAAGAAGCCCTTGGGGGGCGGGTCAAAATGCTTCGGGCACAAGTTGAAGAAACGAGTTCTGACTATGATAGGGAAAAGCTTCAGGAACGGTTGGCAAAACTCGTTGGCGGCGTTGCCGTCATTAGTGTCGGTGCTGCCACTGAAACTGAAATGAAGGAAAAGAAAGCCCGGGTGGAAGACGCCCTTAACGCAACCCGGGCGGCGGTGGAAGAGGGTATCGTTCCCGGCGGCGGTGTCGCCCTTATCAGGTGTATTCCTGACCTTGAAACCCTTACCCTTGAGGGTGAGGAAAAGTTGGGTATTGATGTGATTGCCAAAGCCATTGAAGAACCACTGCGTAAAATTGCCAATAATGCCGGAGTTGAAGGTGCTGTCGTTGTCAATAAAGTAAAGGAGGGCCAAGGCGCTTTTGGCTACAATGCGCGGACAAACGTTTATGAAGATCTGATTTCAGCCGGTGTTATGGATCCGAAAAAGGTGGTCCGTTTTGCCCTCCAGAATGCGGCCAGTGTCGCATCTGTCATGCTGACCACACAGGCCATGATTGCTGAAAAACCGGATAAGACATAAGGGATGCCTGGTGGCTAAATGGGCGGCATGATGTAATCTGAAATGCATGGTGCCAGGACGATTGATCCCAATAGGAAAGGAGGTAAAAATGCGAACGAGCACACAATACGTTGAAGGGATCAAATCCATTGCTGTCATCGGCAACTATCTGCCCCGGCAATGCGGTATTGCGACCTTTACAAGGGATCTGATTGAAGGGCTGTCTGCCAGGGTACCGGATACATTTACCTGGGCAGTTGCCATGAATGATCGTATTCAAGGATATGATTATCCTGAAAAAGTGCGTTTTGAAATCAATCAAAACAAATTGGCCGACTATCATATCGCCGCCCAGTTTTTGGATATCAGCCAAACCGATATTGTCTGCCTTCAGCATGAGTTCGGAATTTTCGGAGGGCCTGCCGGCAGCCATCTGCTCAAGCTGCTGTCAGATCTGCATATGCCCTTAGTGACAACACTACACACCGTTTTAATAGATCCTTCTGATGAATATCGGACCGTCACGATCAAGCTTGGAGAATTATCCGACAAACTGGTGGCGATGAGTCACAAAGCAAAGTGCTTTCTTCATGATATCTACGGTATTCCTATGTTGGAAATATCAAAGCCATCACCAGTTTTGATCTGCCGGAGATAAAACTGGATCACTGAATTTTGCCGGAGTAGCATTGTGGATCATTTCACCATCGACTGTATGGTAAAAAAATATATCCGGGTTTATGAACAGATAATTGAAAAGGGCAAACGCGAAGATCATAGCCCCTGAGGCTTCTATCAGGTTCTTTCCAATGAGGAGACGGTGAAGAACAAAAAAATAGTGGTTTATCCAGGAAAGCGTCTGAGTCTTCAACGTCACCAGCATCGTGATGAACACTGGTATATTGTCAGCGGAAAAGGGGAATGGACACTTGACAGCAAAACCATTGAGTTGACAGCCGGGCAGGCGGTGGATATCCCGCGGAAATCCATCCATAGAATTGAGAACAGCGGCCTGGAAAATCTGGTGTTTATGGAGATCCAGGCCGGTGATTATTTTGGTGAGGATGAGATTGAACGACTGGCCGATGATTTCGGAAGAATTTGACCCATGAAAGGAGCCAAATGGATATTGTAAGCCGTTACCCCAAAAATCCGATTCTGACCAGGGAGGATGTTCCCTACCCTGTCGCAACGGTCCACAATGCAGGGGTGGTCAAATACAAAAATAGCTATATCATGCTGTTTCGATCCCATCTGAAATATCCCCCTGGTCCATCTGGATTTCCTATTCCCCCGACCTGGTTCACTGAGGGATTCACGGGTCATTATGAAGCCCTTGTCCTATCACTGGGATGAAATGAAAACCTGAATAGAGGAAATACATCCATGCTGCTGAAATGCAATCGAAAACTTAGAGTAAAAAGAAAACCCAATACGATTGTCGGGGATGCCTCCCGTGTGATTACAAGCCCCCATTTTCCCGGTAGTTCCAGGCGTAAAAATCTGATTGTAAAACGAATCTGTGGTCTGTCGAAAGAAGAGAGCAAAAAATTATTAAAAAGGATAATGAAGGATTTTTCATGGCGGCATGAGGATCTGAACTTTATTTTTAACCGGCACTTTAACCTGATAGAGGGCTGTATTAGTAAAGAGATAGTGCTCAGTGATACCCAAAAATCATTGATCGGCGCATACTTTACAAAAGAGTATGCCATTGAGTCCGCAGCCCTTTTCAATCCGTCCATCGTTCCTCACCCGATTCAAGACCACCTTGAAAAGGGCAGTCTGCGGTTTGTCATGAGTCTGCGGGCAACCGGGGAAGGTCATATTTCCTCCATTGTTTTTAGAAGTGGTGTGCTCAACCGGTATAACACCTTTCGGTTTGACCCGGTCAGTGAATTTGTCGAAACCCCGGTTCTAAAGGTAAATCCTTCCTACAAGCGTAAGATTTTTCAACATAAGCTCAAGGAAATGAATGCGGATAACGATATCTGCTCCTATATTCTCAATGAACTGCCCGAAGTATTCAGAAAGCAACAATTAATCACACAAATGAACACCCTGCGAAACCACCCCCATTTTTCAAAGAGTAAGCAGGACAGGGCATTTGAGATCATCCACTGGCTTTCCGATTCAAATTATGAGGTCGCATTTCATTCAGACCATCGCATATCCGAGAGAGTTATTTTTCCTGTTTCCAAAAATGAGAGCCGTGGGATAGAAGATGCAAGATTTGTTCAGTTCTTTGATGATAACGGGAACTCAACCTACTATGCGACCTATACGGCTTATAACGGGTTTGCCATCCTCCCCCAATTGATCGAGACCAAAGACTTTATCAGTTTTAAAATAACCATGTTGAACGGAAAGGCTGCCCAGAATAAAGGATTGGCCTTATTCCCCAAAAAAATTAACGGCCAGTTTACCATGCTGTCACGGCAGGATGGCGAAAATAACCATATCATGTTTTCAAAGCATCTGCACTTCTGGGGGACCTCTAAAGTTATCCAGACACCCGAATATCCCTGGGAATTTATTCAGATCGGCAATTGCGGCTCCCCCATAGAGACAAGCGAGGGCTGGATTGTTCTAACCCATGGCGTGGGCCCCATGCGGCAGTATTGTATCGGGGCGATGCTTCTTGATCTTGAAAACCCATGCAAGGTTATTGCCAGGCTTGAACAACCGCTTTTAACCCCCACGGAAAAAGAGCGGGAAGGGTATGTCCCGAACGTTGTCTATTCATGCGGTTCGATCCTCCATTCCAATGAACTTGTCATTCCCTATGCCATGTCGGACATAAATTCGGGTATTGCCACCATCAAGGTTAAAACATTGATTCAGCATATGCGTAAAACAATTTACGGCAATAAATTCAGAGGACATAAACGATGAACAACACAGAGGGCAGGTACCAGCACTATTTCCTGGTCAGGGAAATGCTGGGGGTCAAAAATGTATTGGCTGCCATGGCGCCTGTAGAAATTTTTGATTTTTCAGCACAGATCAAACACAAGAAGGTATTGTTAACCGGTGAAGGATCATCCAGGATATTCCCGGCCAAGAAAGTAATTTATGACGCCCGGCAGCACAACTATAAAGAGAACATCATAACAGAAGGCGCCAGCCAGGCCCTTGAGTATGATCTTGACGGCCATACGGTTTTTATCGCTTCCAATTCAGGCAGAACTAAAGAATGTGTATATCTGCTTGAGGCCTTAAAAAAGAAAAACCATGACAATATTATGGCCGTGGTGGCCCATAAAGATTCGGTAATTATGAATGGGGCAGATCATACCTACCTTTTGAAAAGCGGTCATGAGAAGGCTGTGGCGGCCACAAAAACAGTGATAGAGCAAGCGTTGTTCTACGATATTCTGTTTCGAAAATCCAATGGTAAAGATTGTCCGGATTTGAATAAGACCGGAGAGCTCTTCGATTTGGTATTGCAAAAGAAGATTCCTGACACCATGGTCAATCAATTGGCTGCTTCCGATATGATCTATTTCTCAGGCAGAAATAATGGTGTTTCAGAAGAACTGGCTCTGAAAACCAATGAAATTACAGGAAAAAAATCAGATTATCTGGAAGGCACCTATGCCGTTCACGGGGTTGAAGAGGCCATGTCAAAAAATGAGGTGATGATCATTATCGATCCTTTCCTGGAGGAAGAAACCAAAATACAGAGGATGCTGGTAGAGACAATTGGTGTGATCGTCATTGCCATAGCCTCAAGAACAACATCTTTTCCCACCTTGCAGATACCGGATTCAGGTGAATTTACCCCCTACCTACAAATGGCCATGGGGTGGAATTTATTAATTGAAACAGCTCTGGCACTCAAGATGGATCTGGATCATCCCAAAAGGGCAAGGAAGATCGGCAATGAATATGAACAACCGGTTTGATTTTAAAAAAATAGCCGTCATTGTCGCCCACCCCGATGATGAAACATTATGGTGCGGGGGGATGATGTTGATGAATCCCCAGTGCAGCTGGATCATCATCTGCCTCTGCAGGAGAAATGATACGGATCGGGTACCCAAGTTTTTTGATGCCTTAATCCGTTACGGCGCAACCGGGGCCATGGGAAATCTTGACGACGGCCCTGAACAAAAATCACTCCCCCAAAGCCAGGTGGAAACCGCCGTTCGGTTCCTATTACCCCCGGTTCATTATGATCTGATCATCACCCACAGCCCGGCCGGTGAATACACTCGACACAAAAGGCATGAGGAGACCGGCCGGGCCGTGTCAAATCTGTGGGAGCAAAAAAAGATAAATTCAGATGAATTATGGTTCTTTGCCTATGAAGATTGTAACAAAACAGCTTACCCCCGGACGATTCAACATGCCCACAGGATCGTTGAACTTCCAGAGTCGGTCCGCCTTAAAAAATATAAGATAATCACCCAAATCTATGGATTTTCAAAAGAAAGTTTTGAAGCAATGACAACACCGGAAAAAGAGGCTTTCTGGTGTTTTAAAAAAGGAGAAAAAATTCAACATGAAAATATTGGTTTTATATGACTATCCGGCCTCCCCCGGCGGGTTAGCCACACAGGGGGAATTGTTATACAGGGGCTTAAAGGAGATGGGGGTGGATGCCTATCCTGTAAATTTTGAATCGGCCCAGGAAAAAGAGTGGTACTACAGGTGGTTTAATCCGGATGTGGTTCTCGGGGTGGGGTATTGGGGCCATACACCGGATTTGATTCTTCACCCCCAGCAGCACGGCGCCCTGCCTGTTCCCTGGCTGGTTGCAGACGGCTATATTTCAAATTATCGTGAAATATTAAACCGTCTCCCGCTCATTTTAGTGACATCAACCTGGGTGAAAGAGGTGTATATCCGGGATGGTATCAACCCGGATATTATTGAGGTGCTGCCCGTGGGCTGTGATACAGATGCGTTTTACCCCATGGATAGGACAGATCCTAAAGTTGTGGCAGTACGGCAATCATTGGGGGTTGGTCCGGATGATATGATGGTTTTAACCGTTGGCGGGGATGCGGCCTCCAAAGGGGCCCAGGAAGTGATGCAGGCCCTGGCCATCAATAATTCAAAAGCCCCGCCCTGGAAATATGTCTGCAAGGTCTGGCCCCAGGAGAGGACCGACATACAGAATGACATGGATCATAAACTGGCCAATCAGCTTGGGATTAGCCAGAATATCATCAATACGATGAATCGATTATCCAGAAATTTCATGCCGTACTTAATAAATGCCTGTGATATTTATGCAGCACCCTCACGGTTGGAAGGCTTTGGTATGCCCCAAGTTGAGGCAGGAGCCTGTGAAAAACCGGTCATTGGCATCAAGGCCATGGGAATGCTGGACACCCTGGTCCACGGGGAAACTGCTCTTTTGGCCGACGTGGCCCAGGAGATTCTCTTAAAAGAAACCATGGTGTTCGCTGAAACTGCTTCAAAGGAGAGACAGAAGATCGTTTTTCCAACTCCCCGCACGGTTGATTATCGGGCCAGTGTCCATGATATTGCCAGCTATTTGATGGAGTTAATGGAAAGTTTCGACCTGCGCCAAAAACTGGGTGAAGCTGCCAGAAAACGAGTTGTTGAACAATTTGATTACAAGATCGTTGCCAAGCGATTTGTAAAGATTCTTTCTACCCGGCTGGGAGTCTCATAATGGAAGAACCAATGGCCTCTTTGATAGGAAAAGCAAAACAGGCAGCATTAGACGTGTTGCTGCATAATAGTCAGGGGCCCTTTTTTAATCTTCCCAGGACGGCCGGCTGGGGATATCCCGAAGCCTATACACGGGATCTGATGATTGCAAGTCTTGGCATTCTGGTCACGGGGAATAAAACATTGATCAATTCCCTGCGACATGTGTTCCAGGTACTATCAACCCATCAGACACCCCTTGGTCATATCCCTTCCATTGTTCATGATCCTAATGAGTGCGGTGCAAGTGATACCACCCCCTTATTTCTCATGGCCCTGCAGATATTCCGCGATGTTACCGGCGACGCAGTTTTTTTAGAGGAAGCCGCTGCCAAGGCCCGGACCTGGATGTTGTACCAGTCTCCAACCAGCCAGAGTTTGGTGGCTCAAATGCCAACCAGTGACTGGCGGGATGAGCAGTGGGTGTTGGGATATGGTTTGTTTGTGAACACCATCGTATATTCCTACTTGAAATTATTCGGCCTGGATGACCAGGCCGGTGTATTAAAACAAAGAATGACTGCCCGTCTTTCCATCAAAGACGATAACGGAAAGCACGGCAAAAAAAGCGGGTTGGGAATAAAATTCAAACCCTATTTTGCACTCTGGTCTTATAAAATGTACAATAGTGAACGGTTTGATCTTCTGGGAAACAGCCTGGCCATTCTGTCGGGGATTGCATCACCGTCAAAAGCGTTACAGATGATTTCCTGGACAGAAGATGCGTGTCAAAAGCTAAAAAGCAATGGAGAGCTGGCAGTTGATCTGCCCCCTAATTTTTTTCCGTATATTCATCCGGGAGACGATGACTGGCGGCCTCGATATTCAAAATTCAACCTTCCCGGGGACTATCACAACGGCGGTATATGGCCTTTTGTCTGCGGATTTTATATTGCCGCTCTAACAGCAGCAGGCCGACACAGACTGGCCGAAAAAAAATTTGAATCCCTGACCCGATTGATTCAACCTGCCCGAAGGGCAAAAGTGGATTTCGGGTTCAATGAATGGGTTAAAGCACAGGATGGCAAACCCAAGGGCCAGGATTGGCAGACCTGGTCCGCGGCCATGTACTTATACGCCGCTGAATGCATTAAACGGCAACAGACCCCATTTTTTGATACCATAAGAGCGAAAGCAGACAGGAGATAAGAATTGATCATTGAGACGGCACTTAACCACCCGAAGAGACCTTGGCTGATATCTGTTAAAACCATGGTGATTTCCACGTTTTGAACAATATCAACCTTGATGTGACAAAGGGAGAGCGCATCGTTGTATGCGGCCCCTCGGGATCGGGTAAATCCACTTTAATCCGGTGCATCAACCGCCTTGAAGAACATCAGAAGGGGCAGATTATTGTCGATGGCATTGAACTGACCAAAGATTTAAAAATGCAACATGAGCCAAAATCATATGCACTCAAACGGTCATATGTGACCTCTTTGGTGTGGCAGGACGAATCAGGGGCCGAACAAAAACGCCGCGCCAACAGGTGGCGGGCTGCAACGGTATGGTCAATTCATCCTAATGATTATCGGCGGCCAGATTGATTTTTTTCATCCGGATGAGATGTTCGATCATCTTTTGCTCAAACTTCGCCTTGGCCTCGGAAATACTCTTTTGAATACCTAGGGCCACAGCGGTATCCGGAGATTGTTTGACAAGCTCGGCTTTCAGGTAAAGCTCTTTTTCATAAATGGTCTGTCTGAGGGTCTCTGTGGCCTTTATAAACGCTTCCTGCTCATTATTCAGCTTTTTTACGGTAATATCGCTTAACTCTCTGTAATATCCCGGGTATTTGCTGGCCCCGCCGGACATCCCCGTTTCCCGAAAACCGTAACGCATCATCCCCTGTCCATATTGTATGATGTCATCGGGATTCTGGCCCTCGTTACTGAGGGAACCATATCCGTCCCGGTGAATGCCTGCGTTCTCATCCAGACCAAAGGCATTCAAAGGCGACATAAAGATTAAGCCGATAAATAGGGCCACAATTACTCTTTTAATACAATGACATCTCATTTTAAATTTCCTTAAATTTGTCCATAAATATGGATCTTTAATGTGTTGAAAAAACCTGAACCGTTTGCTTTGCTTAATTTCCCAGGTGAATGATGAGATTGATATCATGAGTGCCAGGATTTCTTTTAATCTCAAACCCCATCTTTTTACCCATCATGATCATGTTCCGGTTTTCTGCCAGCGCGATCCCGTGTACCGTTTTCAATCCCTGTTTTTCAGCAATGGCCAGGCATTTTTCCAGCAGGCCAAAGCCAATCCCTTTGCCTTGCCACTCATCCCCCACCACAACGGAAAACTCACCGGTTGTCCCGTCCGGTTCCCTTATAATCCTGGCAACCCCGAGCATACGCTCGGTTTGAGCCGTTTCTTCCTCCTCAACCAGGGCAACCAGGGCGATCTCCCGGTCATAGTCGATCTGGGTGAACCGGGCCAGCATCTGGGGCGGCAGCACCTTTAACATCCCGAAAAACCGGTAATAGATCGTTGTGGGGGTGAGTTTTTTGAATAATGCCGTAAACAGCGGGGCATCCTCAGGCTTGACCGGGCGGATAAAAATCTGTCGCCCGTCCGTACTGAGCATATGGGATTCATCCTCTTCAGGGTAAGGGCCGATGACCAGATGAAAGGAAGAGGGCACCTGGGTCGGCGTGATCCGGATCCTTGCATCCACGGCCACGGGGCTGCCGTCTTTGATCAAGACAGGATTCATGTCCAGTTCGGCAATCTGCGGAAAATCGATTAAAAGCTGGGAGAGGCGGATGATCATCTCTTCAAGTTTTTCCATGTCTGCACCCGGCTGGTTCCGGTATCCTTTTAAAAGGGTATAAACCTTGGTCTGCTGCATGAGGCGCAGGGCAAGAAGCCGGTTCATAGGGGGCAGCCCCAGGGCGCTGTCGTGTAATACCTCGGTAAAAATGCCGCCCATCCCAAACAGAATCACCGGGCCGAAACTGGGATCATGCCTGGCCCCCATTAAGATTTCAAAATCAGGGCTGGAGAAATAGGGCTGGAGGGATACCCCTTCAATTGCCGCATGGGGGGCATACTTGGCGGCCGACGACATGATGCCGTCATAGGCCCGGCTGATATCCTCTTTGCACCGCAGATCCAGACAGACACCGCCAGCATCGGTTTTATGGGTGATATCGGAGGAGAGCAGTTTCATGACCACCGGGAATCCGGTTTCCTCGGCTGCACGCAGGGCTTGGGCCTTTGTTCCGGCGATCTTTGTCCGGATCACGGGCAGGCCATAGGCGGTGAGCACTTCCATGGCATCGGTCTGGGGCATAAACCCCTCTGTTGCCCCGGCCATCAGGCTTTCTGCTGTTTTTTCATCAAATGCCATGCGCCGGGTCATCCTGGGAGGAACTTCCAGAAGAATTTCAAGATTGGCCGTATATTCAGCCATATACAGAAAGGCGCGCACCGCCCGTTCAGGCGTATCATAGGTGGGGATTCCGGCTTCATTTAACACCGCAATGGCCTTTTCAACGCTTTTCCCGCCCATCCAGCAGGCAAATACCGGATATTTGCGCCCCCCTGCGGCAGCGGCCAGCATCTCGGCCACCGGAAAAGGATCGGTAATGGCCTGGGGCGCCAATATCACCAGGACGCCGTCCAAATTTTCTGAATCAAAGCAGACCTTGAGGGCACGGGCGTACCGGTCGGCGGTGGCATCGCCCAGGATATCCACGGGATTGCCCCGGCTCCAGAAGGGCGGCAGGAAGGCGTCAAGGGCCTTCACGCTTTCAGGGGCAAGGGGTTCAGGTGTTTCACCGTATTGGGCCAGGGTGTCCGCCGCCATGACACCGGGTCCGCCGCCATTGGTGAGGATGGCCAGCCTGGGGCCTCGGGGGCGGGGCTGCTTGGCCATCAGTTCAGCGCAGTCAAACAATTCCTCAATGGAGGCCACCCGGACGATGCCGGCGCGCTTGAAGGCCGCATCGTACACGGCGTCTTCTCCAGCCATGGCCCCCGTGTGAGAGGCGGCCGCCTTTGCACCGGCCGGGCTCCGGCCGGATTTGAGAACGATAATGGGTTTAACCCGTGACACCGCACGGGCGGCACTCATGAATTTGCGGACATGGGTCAGGTTTTCAATATACAATAAAATACTTTTTGCCGTGGGATCATTTCCAAGATAATCGATCATGTCTCCAAAATCGATGTCCAGCATGGACCCGATGCTGACAAAATGGCTGAATCCCATGTGCTCCCCGGCCGCCATACCAAGAATGGCACCGCAGATGGCACCGCTCTGGGAGACAAAGGCCAGGTTCCCGGCAAGGGGCATATCAGAGGCAAACCCCGCGTTTAGAGACTTGGCCGGCCGGATCAACCCCATACAATTGGGACCCAGGATGCGCAGCCCGCCGCGATAGGCGATCTTTTGAATCCGGTCTTCGATCTGGCGGCCCGAAGCCCCAACCTCTCTTCCGCCTGCTGAAATAATAATCGCCCCGCATACTTTTTTTTCCACACACTCCGTCACGACATCGATGGCCGTGTGAATGGGGGTGGCGATAATGGCAAGGTCCACCCCCGAATCCAGATCGCATACCGATGCCACACACTCATGTCCGTGCAAGCTCCTATACCTGGGGTTCACAGGCAGTATAGTGCCTGTGAACCCGCCTTGCATAAGGTTTTCCATGAGTGCGCGGCCGATGGTTCCTTTTTTTTCACTGGCA is drawn from uncultured Desulfobacter sp. and contains these coding sequences:
- a CDS encoding GNAT family N-acetyltransferase, encoding MGQYHLENMFNPRHIAVVGASEKKGTIGRALMENLMQGGFTGTILPVNPRYRSLHGHECVASVCDLDSGVDLAIIATPIHTAIDVVTECVEKKVCGAIIISAGGREVGASGRQIEDRIQKIAYRGGLRILGPNCMGLIRPAKSLNAGFASDMPLAGNLAFVSQSGAICGAILGMAAGEHMGFSHFVSIGSMLDIDFGDMIDYLGNDPTAKSILLYIENLTHVRKFMSAARAVSRVKPIIVLKSGRSPAGAKAAASHTGAMAGEDAVYDAAFKRAGIVRVASIEELFDCAELMAKQPRPRGPRLAILTNGGGPGVMAADTLAQYGETPEPLAPESVKALDAFLPPFWSRGNPVDILGDATADRYARALKVCFDSENLDGVLVILAPQAITDPFPVAEMLAAAAGGRKYPVFACWMGGKSVEKAIAVLNEAGIPTYDTPERAVRAFLYMAEYTANLEILLEVPPRMTRRMAFDEKTAESLMAGATEGFMPQTDAMEVLTAYGLPVIRTKIAGTKAQALRAAEETGFPVVMKLLSSDITHKTDAGGVCLDLRCKEDISRAYDGIMSSAAKYAPHAAIEGVSLQPYFSSPDFEILMGARHDPSFGPVILFGMGGIFTEVLHDSALGLPPMNRLLALRLMQQTKVYTLLKGYRNQPGADMEKLEEMIIRLSQLLIDFPQIAELDMNPVLIKDGSPVAVDARIRITPTQVPSSFHLVIGPYPEEDESHMLSTDGRQIFIRPVKPEDAPLFTALFKKLTPTTIYYRFFGMLKVLPPQMLARFTQIDYDREIALVALVEEEETAQTERMLGVARIIREPDGTTGEFSVVVGDEWQGKGIGFGLLEKCLAIAEKQGLKTVHGIALAENRNMIMMGKKMGFEIKRNPGTHDINLIIHLGN